Genomic DNA from Xiphophorus couchianus chromosome 12, X_couchianus-1.0, whole genome shotgun sequence:
AATGCTCGAgcaaacaaagtaaaatgagtaaaatttaACGATGGTTAGTGTAATACTAGGGTTTAAGTGAGAATAAGACttatttttgtgctattttcatgtttcatttagAAACTATTAAAAGATTTGACTTTTCAGAGGAAACTGATGCatataattttgtttctgtgagaAAGATTCATTAGGAGGATTTATCTAAAGCTGAAAATCCCCAAAGTGTGCAGAATGTCCTCAGATTAAGTTACATATTGTCTTAGCTTAACAGACTGTATCACTTTTATCCAAAGTAACTCATTTTTTAAGCTGGACAGAAGTAACAGACTAAACATGGAGTCATTTCTCatgactttgttgtttttgtatttataatacTTCAcgtttttcatttcttcaaagCAGTTTAGTGTTGCTTTACTAGTGGATAATTACATGTAAAATGAcgctttgatcatttttctttgtctacaacagtaaaataattacattgtttctctccctctctgccaTGCATGAGATTAATCTTTGTCTTGAATAAATATCTTACTGCTGTCAGAGTTGTTTTGGAAGTTATTAACTTCTTAAGAGGAAAAACTAATTCAACTGGTTTCCACTAAAACCAGACCTTTCCTCACACTGGGCGTCTTAGAAATCCTTCAACAATTAATTTCTcctaataaaaaacattttaaaaaagcttaagAAAGGTCAGAAAAGTTCAATACCAACTTCTCCTCAATGTCACCAGTTATTAACAATATTCATATatttctcatattatttcattctgttactttatttaaattagagaTCTGTGTCTCTGTTATGGTAAATAAACTGACTCATATGTATATTTAAagactaaatttaaaaagtgaaggaAGGAAACCTCCTTCGTTGGCGCCTTTGTCTTCAGACGGATCTGAAACCAGACGATCAACACGGGCCTCATCGCTGCTGTAATCATCCgaggttttaaaaaaggaagacGTCCGCCAGCGGGTTTCCTCCCGGGTTATTTACAGAAACATATCTGCTCCCAGATGCGATAAAAGCCCCTGATGCCACCTGTTAGTCTGTGATGATGGGTCTGTCTGATCAGAAAGTTGATTCAATAAACAAATTTCATTTCCTGTAACCTGACTGCCGTCACTTTCTGCTCCTTTCTGTCTTCTAGAATCGCCACAGGAGCGACAATCAAGTAAACAACAGAAGAGTTGAAGTACTAATTGACAGGaagtaagtttattttattaaaatgtaaattttgtcCCATTTGCCGTCTGTGGCACCATGTTTGTTATTTGTTCACAGGTGAAATACGCATCAGATAAACCTTTAAATTATCCAGGAGGATTTCAGTAACTGAACTACCTTAGATGTGAAAATCAACTCACTCACTTCACATATTTGGGATTTCAGACAGGAAACAGAGGAATGCTGGTCATCGTCCTGCTGCTGATTCCTGGacagagataaaaataataataataaagaaaacataaggATCTGTGACCTCGCTCACACAGCCGGAAAATGTGATTCGAATCTGATTTTTTCACGGCAACGTCGACATATGGAGTCAAATAGGATCAGTTAGCAGGTTTAACACGATGACAAATGTTGATGGATGATAAATTGCCCCGGacgttattgtgataaataatagtattgttgttttgacaccatATTTAAGTAAcaaatggcataataatgcaagaacatattGTTAAAGATCATTGAACTTTACATTCTAACGAACATTaaacactggagctggaagacattttaaatatacaaaattaataaaacaacagaaacaacaaataaaattgactataaattctctgtaaacaaaattaaatggctaataaagggctagttgagaccaaaacaccagactgaagacttttatcatccagtttttgggtagaaagagaaaaacaataaattatgcaaatggaaataattgagtttgttttaaatgatcatgcaattaatttattgcttaatgAATAAAGTGAACGGTTATGTCACGTTTCGTCCAACATCGACATCATTGACGAAAACGATGATTGAATtgctgaataaataataaaatccattaaTCCGTTGTTACTTCAGCAAGCAGAGCGCTGCTTTGTGACATCtgcattcttcttcttctgtgaatTCGGGTCGCGTTGGGGTCATAATCCGTTCACTCAGACGTCTGAATGCAGTCGCGTTTAATCCGTAATATGAACGACCTcgcaaacaaaaccagaactcagaaaaaaagtctgaattgggaatcaagacctgctgtgtgaacgcagccgaacaaaacacaggaatgaactgaaaaactaaacacaaaggaATGAACTGGTATGGCAACACCTTAGTAACAATAATGGACACAGAGAAATTAACTAAGTATGGCAAGACCTAACGAACATAAAcgaagaaaatgataaaaacacaacagaaacccAAATatccataaatatttaactaatttattttgtgaaaaacgTTGAAATGCTGAACTCTGagagatgaaaacagaaatattttggtGAATGTTGTCCTCCACAGTGGCAGCTGCTGTTGCCTCGTTCTGTGCTTTAGGACTGAGGAAGAGACATTCACTTCCAGTTGACATGTTGTCTTatattcacaaaaatacagagATTTACTTAGATTTGTCTGTTCTTGAACCCATCCAGGTGTGCTGCTTAGTCTAGAACCtgctttttcatttatctttgcTGACGTTCTTTCTGTTTTAGGGAAACCCAGCCTGTGTTTCGTCACAGTGCTTATCTTTCAGGCCGGCTTGTgttgtaaataatttacttcCTGTGATTAAACTCTTGCCAGGGGGAGTTAGAGCAAAGAAAGTTCAACaagaataaatgaatgaaaaggaCTTTGCATTTGTTTGGAAAGCCGATGTACTAAtatctgagaaataaaaaacaacgcAGAAATGTGAAGATGACTCacgaaacaaaaatggagcaaacaaaactaaatatttcccAGTTTTATGCTGCcaggatttttctctctacctacagagaaaaagacaaacatttgtcTCCAAACAGACGAGTTGAACTGCATTTTCAGAATCACGTCCATTTTAATCCCTGCTGCTTTGATGAACTCTCCTATTTCCTCCGTCCAAGATCGGAAAACGTTCCGAGTTTCTGGCAGACGGACAAACAGAATCATACAGgaaaccagcaggaaccagcaggGGGAAAGTGGCTTGTATCGGTGTGACCTTTAGGGTCAGACTGGGCTTGTTTATGATCTCTCAGATGGTTTCTTTCCTggcataaaaatagaaaaactctTGTTTCCAGCCGACAGCGAGCCTCCCACTGTGACTTTCCGAAACTAAATTTAACTTTGTGATTTGTTCTCAGGCTGCGGAGCGAGAAATGGATGGACGTCCGGGTAGGAGACATCATCAAGCTAGAAAACAACCAGTTTGTAACCGTAagtaaactttttatttcatatttagcaTTATAAGTTTGGATTACACGCCTTCACTTTACTGTGTTTTTCCCCATCGTTATAGTTTCAGCTCGTTACTGTGTCATTTCTCCATGTAAGCTGGTGTACCTCTGGGTTCTGCACTTGGTCCTCTGCATTTTGCCTTGTTTTCTAATGACTAAgtgtttttaaaccttttagtCATTAGACTAACACTATTAGTCAACACTGaatcaaaaatgacacaaaagattttttcctcttttgtcaggcattaaataaaacaaaacttgtcCTGTTTTATGTTAGTTAGGGTCACTGAAATTGTGTCGACTaggaaatgattaaaatattgtttctgttgAAGCTTAATGCTTTAAATATTAGCACCTGTTAGCTACTGTCGCTTTAAAATTagatggtttttttgtttgttgtttatttttaggcGTAACAATTGATtcacaattcaaatttaaaatgttatttaaatagaTATTTCAAAGCATAAAAAAGGTTGATATTGGATAACATTGGatctcacatttctgttttctgtctgcaatGATCACCTCACTGTTGCCAAGTTAGagacttttcaaacaaaaaaataaaaaacgttcATCAGAATCAGACTTTTCAAAAGttattggccagaaaactgcaattggtgcagctctgatttttacttttcatacaTTGTAAACGGCCTGTTGTCTTTTTAATACACATGAACtttatttacatgttatttAAGGTGATCCTACTTACAcagtatttttatgatgtaatcatgttttttctctgcagaacGTTTTTCTTAGACTtggtttttgtatatttttaaaatatatttttaacactctttgattttgtgtgaacttGAAGACCTCAGTCCTGCTGTTTTGCCTGAAtgtttataaatttatattcagaaataaaatgagcGGTTTAAAGCTGAACACAATAATTTCCTCTTATGTGATAAAAACAAACGTTGGAAACATTTAACTGGAAAGTGTTTTTACTTCAGGCCGACCTCCTGCTGCTCTCCAGCAGCGAACCCCTGAACCTCGTGTACATAGAGACGGCAGAACTGGACGGGTTCGttaactttaacatttaaaacgtAACTCATAAGTGTGCCAACTGAAAATAATTCACTTATTTCTTCATTCACTTTTCCCTCCAtctgttttctcctcttcctcagagagACGAACCTGAAGGTCAAGCAGGCCCTTCCTGTCACCGGAGACCTGGGAGGCGATATCGAAAAACTGGCAGATTTTAATGGTAAAAATCAGAGCTGGGTactaactagttacatttattccattacatttatattataaactttttaggggaaaaaataaacttttaagaaGTACTTTTACTACGCTGTAGTACTAgagtaattttataataaagtgTTTCTACTCTTACTAGAGTaaaacttctggattttctactcactgaatgaaaaacaaacatgttttaatcaaaaattcaccagacacatctgcagtttttgttaaagttaattttgttattttttgtcacttatatgaattattgtcatttttgtcctcaaaataccaaattttccccttaactttatattttggtccaccTGATAATGTAACTCAGTAATTTCtaccaaacacttttttacctttacttgagGAAAAATTTGTAGAAGTTGTTATTCTTACATTGGTAAAATCTTTTGTTAAAATCTACTTCACAAGGCTAGAAAAAGCGACAGAAAGGGTCTAAAAAGGCTGAAAgtcataaatatttcagttctaTTTACTGCGGCTGTGTCTCGTTTGAAGGCGAAGTTCGCTGCGAACCCCCCAACAATCGTCTCGACCGCTTCAACGGGACGCTGGTGTTCGCCGGTCAGAAATACCCGCTGGACAACGAGAAGATCCTGCTGCGCGGCTGCACCCTGAGGAACACCGACTGGTGCTTCGGCCTGGTGCTGTTCGGGGGTACAGCGAGTCGCTTCGCTCAggtttttaatctaaaacaccaaaagaaatgaaaatcttATTAGGTGTTTTGTCTGTTCTGCAGGTCAGGAGACGAAGCTGATGCAGAACAGTGGGAAGAGCACCTTCAAGAGAACCAGCATCGACCGTCTGATGAACGTTCTGGTTCTATGTGTGAGttttaaacttctttaaaaCCCCAAATGTTTTTTAGACGGTATCCTGACATAGTTATGcaacattgtttgttttattcagatatttaataTAGTGTTTGCCCAGGGCGGCATTAGAAAGGGACAGGACGCACAAGAACTAGAAAATTTGTTAGaacaacaaattttgctggatgacaaattgtcccagtaattgcataagtaataaaatgacacaaacaatgataaacaatacaaaCTTCCTCTCTTatagaccaataaactttaattttgtaaagaaatgttaacactggaactggaagacattttaaataaccaaaaaacaacaaacttgtgGACCAATTTTCCCAAGAGACTAGACTACCTGCTTCCTGCTGgattcaaataataataatgataataaacattttaattaaattaagggCATCATTGCTGCAAGAACCACcgctgattttatttaatttgccaATAAATTTGGTGGTTAAACATGAATTTAATAGGGAATAATTAGAACAAcctaaatggaaaataaaataatcagtttgGCTTATTTAAcaagacattaaattacataATGACTTATTTTCTGATTGCCTGGCCTTAAACTAAATTATATGGCACTaaaattataaaagtaaaaagtggaGACGGGTTTTCTCagctcctctggttctggttctggatgcagagcagacatagagaagcagcattcacaaatctggaacaaactgaaaaacatctgaaacactgagttcctttagaTCCAGACTAAAACCCGGCTggttaaacataataaatgaaacactaaccAACGTTTTGATGTGAAATCTTAGCAAAATGCAACGTTTCAATTATtgatgactttgtatttttttcgtttttatgatgtaaagcaccttgaactgccttgttgctgaaatgtacaaataaacttaaacttGGATCCCTGACAATGAAGAAGCTTTTTGCTCTTATTCTGTAGATCTTTGGTTTCCTGGTGTTCATGTGCACGATCCTGGCGATCGGGAACTACATCTGGGAGGTAAACAACGGCTCCAACTTCACCGTCTTCCTGCCGAGGAAAGACAACGCTGGCTTCTCAGCCTTCCTCACCTTCTGGTCCTACATCATCATCCTCAACACCGTGGTGCCCATCTCGCTTTACGTTAGGTGACCTGTCCAAACACTTTTACATCActtaacacaaaaaaaagcgCCAAATATTATATCGGCTGCgtctttttgcagtgtggaaATCATTCGGCTGGGGAACAGCTTCTACATCGACTGGGACAGGAAGATGTATTATTCCCGCAGCGACACGCCGGCCGAGGCGCGCACCACTACGCTGAACGAGGAGCTCGGTCAGATCAAGTACGTCTTCAGCGACAAGACGGGGACGCTCACCCAGAACATCATGATCTTCAACAAATGCTCCATCAACGGGAAATCCTACGGTGAGTTAAAACGCCTTATTCTGCTGGTTTCAaactgacaacaacaaaaaacttctgCAGCATACAAGGTTTTAGTTCACTCCTTCGttctcttattattattattctgtattttatttgtttgttgaaattttttaagtgtgtatatttatttgtttttgcaggagATGTTTATGACTACACTGGTCAGAGACTTGATATTTCTGAGGTAAGttcatcaaattaaatttacttCTGTTTACCTGAGTAGTTTTAGGGAAAGGCTaagaaaaaactatttgtttgaAAGTCTTggcatgaaaataaaagcttcataatagaattaaaatgtaataacaagagaataaagtcatgatatTACAAAACTTAAATCGTAATAATAGGAGGATAATCATATTACCAGACTAAAGtcataaagtcagaataatatgaaaatgaagtcgtaaaatacaaaaatagctGTAAACAttcaagaataaagtaataataaaaaaataaagttgtaacttTATgggaagtaaataaattaataaataaggaaatacttttaacacatcagtatcaaattattttgaagtgaTTGCGGAAACATCTGAGtctattttgaataaaaaacatcataGACTTACCAAGTTGGTCACATCAGAGCTTTATAATTCTTCTCAagcatttttcacattaaagcgacttaattttatgtattttttctagtaatgttacatttttattcagctaaGACaataacttaatttaaaaaatgtaatttttagtCTGAGATGATTCTCcaccaacattttgaaatacaaaactcaaaaacagcagctgtgatGTTGTGTGGGAGTTTTGAGCTTCATTTTAAGTCAGAAGCTGCTGTTGGGACGCGTTCATCCTGACGTCAGATTACAGATCCGTTTACTTCCTGATCTGCAGCACAAAGACCCGGTGGACTTCTCCTTCAATGCGCTGGCCGACCCGCGGTTCGTTTTCTACGACCACGCGCTGGTGGAGGCGGTGAAGCTGGAGAACCCGGAGGTCCACGCCTTCTTCAGGCTGCTGGCGCTCTGCCACACCGTCATGGCCGAGGAGAAGAAGGAAGGTGGGTGGAGAAGGTGCCAGCGTTTCTCCCTGGTTTGGAACAGGAAGTCAGCCTGTTTCTCCTGCAGGAGAGCTTCTCTATCAGGCCCAGTCTCCAGACGAAGGCGCGCTCGTGACTGCGGCCAGAAACTTCGGATTCGTCTTCCGCTCGCGAACGCCTGACAGCATTTCCATTGTGGAAATGGGAAATCAGCGCAGCTACGAACTCCTGGCGATCCTCGACTTCAACAACGTCCGCAAGAGGATGTCCGTCATCGGTGAGAAGCCCGGGTTTTTCTGAGCTGCTTGCCgtttagtttctgtttcctgctaaatgaaacacagactttggtgtgtgtgtgtgggcgtgtgtgtgtgtgtgtgtgtgttggtgtaaACAGTGCGCAGTCCGGAGGGGAAGCTCTCGCTCTACTGCAAAGGCGCCGACACGATCATCTATGAGAGGCTGCACCAGTCCTGCAGCAAGCTGATGGACGTCACCACGGAGCACCTCAACGTCAGTGAAGCTACTTTTCCTCCTCATGCTTTGGTTTCCACTTGTTTGCACGACTCCAGTCCCTCCACCTGATCAGGCTGGTCaggctgggcaataaatcaattaatcaataacaatatatatctcaacagacacatgatcaatatcaatacaTAACACATCTAATAGAATATTCAATACATACATAGTTCTCATGTGACCTCACACTTTCAGGAACTTTGTAActggcagccatcttggtaggcagttgctatggagttgctatgacaacaacaaacaaggAAGCTTAGAAGTAGCTCTCGCCTCGTTCCTACATaacttataaacaataaaagtacATTGTGACTATtttttgattattgtttttgagtactctacccacctctgtgtGATACTAAGATAAATCTCATCAATATTTACTTTAGTGCTTACTGCCGAACTAGCATATTTAGCTTAGCTAACCTAGCTTTTATCTGCTAGCTAAAACGGACATGTAGCCTACGTGTTTGTTACTACATGTACTCACTCTGTGGGTCACCAGAACCTACTTATTCACACCAagagtttgtttgttctttacAAAGGTCACGTTTAGTTGAAGAAGTTTGGATTCTTTACATGCTTTCCCTCTTCTGTCTGTTCACTTGATGTCTGCTAGCTTAGATCCTGtttataacagaaaaaacactCAGAACTAAAACGATCAGTTTTTTCTCCCACTGCTAGTTTTATTAGATGGGAATCTTTATGATTTACACAGCCGGATGCTTCAGTTTGACTTTGTTTATATCTTCAGATGGTATCACTGCTGCGTTCGCTGCAGAGACGCATGTTTTCACGGTTCATCCTTATAAGTATGTTCGTGCTGATCTGCAGGAATTTGCCGGGGAGGGACTGCGGACGCTCGCTCTAGCCTACAAAGATTTGGACGAGGAGTATTTCAACCAGTGGAGACAGCGCCACCATGAGGCGAGCACCTCACTGGAAGACAAGGACAGCAAACTGGATGAGCTGTACGAGGAGATAGAGAAGGACCTGATGGTaggaagataaataaatatctggtttaaaacagataaaaacggGAAACTAACTGGATTTAATgtgtgttgctgtttgtgttggtctgcagCTGCTGGGAGCAACAGCCATCGAAGACAAGCTACAGGACGGAGTGCCTCAGACCATTGAGCAGCTGGCCAAAGCGGACATCAAAATCTGGGTTCTGACTGGCGACAAGCAAGGCATTTAATGGAAAACTTTGTTTGAAATGAACAACTTCAGCTAAAAAGCAGCCAATATGCTCAATATTTCCTGCATGCAGTGGCGGAGCTAGACTTTTACCCCCGGGGGGCCACGGCCACAACAactaacatatttatttatcatatttatAGGAAACCCAAAAGGTCTGACCCaagtcacacagtttaaaaggCAACTTTCAAATTCAAGGAAGGTTTcagaaaaatctatttaaaaaaaattctagttaAGTTTTATGGCATTTAGggaatataaattattttggtaattttaactgacctgaaacaagAAGAGTTTGAccagatttaacttcagactccgagaaagaaaaaagaggttGCGTCttttgtaaatatctggttaaaactttatatttaaataattttaatcgTACCAGATTCTCATCTGGGAAAGAAGAGCGCCCCCTGTAGCTCTGCCCCTGCCTTCACTCCTTGAAATAACAGAGGGTCGTTAATTCACCTTTCATCCAGGTGTCCAGTCGTCCAatcaaaatgtcttaaaatgttaaaatgaatgaaatgtaagttggccttaaatacagTAATCGCAGGTCTTaattttttacgtttttttctGTCGGGCAAAACTTCAAGGTGGCAATAAAAGGTCTGAAAAGATcttaaatgtgacatttcatGCTCTGTGTGTGAAGGGATTCTTTACTTTGACCTGGACTGAGACTTTGTCCAGTCttgtttgttacagttttagTTTGTCTTTTAGAAACGGCAGAAAACATCGGCTACTCGTGCAACCTGCTGCGGGAGGAAATGAAAGACGTCTTCATCGTCTCGGGTCACTCGCCTGAGGATGTCAGACAAGAACTGAGGTCAGAGGAACATTTCTAAAGTCTTTATGAAGCCAAGTCATTTTTAAGCTCTAATTTAACCAGCTGTAGTTTTGATTTTTGGAGCAGAAATGCACAAAACTCCATGAAACCAGATGGAGCACCGAACAGCCTGCTTTTGCCAGAGGAGAAGAGTAAAAATTTGGTTAAAGACGAGGAGGCCAATGGGGAGTATGGACTTGTTATCAACGGACACAGTCTGGTACGATACAACAGCTCCCTCTACTGGCCAATGAATCAATGACCTGGATATTTAAGAGTAATGCTCCTGTTTTTGTCGGACAGGCGTACGCCCTGGAGAGCAGCATGGAGCTGGAGTTCCTCAGGACGGCGTGTTTGTGTAAAGCGGTGATCTGCTGCAGGGTGACGCCGCTGCAGAAGGCCCAGGTGGTGGAGCTGGTCAAGAAGTACAAGAAGGCGGTAACTCTGGCTATAGGCGATGGAGCCAACGACGTCAGCATGATCAAAGGTACCACCAAGGTTTTGGTTTTAGTCAGTTCGGTAAACAGAATAACGTCACGcttcatattttctgaaataaatgctgaaatttgtttttttctatggtgagttttgtatttaaaaggCGATTATAATGAAACAACAGTGTGGAATAGCAAAAGAAAGCCATAACTTCCTCAGTTCTGTCCTTCATGTTGACAGAAACAGCATCTAGTATTAAGCTGCTGCTGAATACAGACAGTTTGATTTTGCACACAAAACTGTGATACTCCacgatttttgtgtttttctgccacCTACTGGACAATAAAAGGATGACGGCTTAGAGTCTGAGGCGTTTTATTGGAATTAAGATCATCTATCCGTCtgtacatccatccattcatccatccacccattcatccaattgttttactttaagcatatttctgcaaatgtccctctgtttttaaatcatctttaaataaatcatttctctctctgtcttctcCAAGCGGCTCATATTGGTGTTGGCATCTCAGGACAGGAGGGCATGCAGGCCGTCCTGTCCAGCGACTACTCCTTCGCCCAGTTCCACTTCctgcagcgcctcctgctggtgcACGGACGCTGGTCCTACCTGCGCATGTGCAAATTCCTGCGCTACTTCTTCTACAAGAACTTCACCTTCACCTTCGTCCACTTCTGGTTTGCCTTCTTCTGCGGATTCTCGGCGCAGGTGAGACAGCCGAAGATGAGTCCTGACATTTAAACGTCAGTTTTTCACCAgttagaaaaataagaaatttgaaCTTTGCTCTTTCAGACGGTGTATGACGAGTGGTTCATCACGCTCTACAACCTGATGTACACAGCGCTGCCTGTTCTGGGAATGAGCCTGTTTGATCAGGTAATAATGTGAACAAGTAATCCaatcatcattaattgttaTGTTTTCTTAGAATAAAATTTGTTCCAATCCacaaacttttaataaaaccGTTTCAGGCCttcttttattgttgtaattttgcctccatccagcagagggcgccgctggccATCAGCGCCATCTGATATATAAACAAAGATGATGGCCATATTATAATGTGAAAAGAGAAACAGTCCCTAAAACACACATCATGCATTTCtgatttgaaatataaacactcaacAAGCGGCAAAAGTTTCAccttaattaatagcttaataACTGATTCATAGCTTTTTGATCCATGTTCCAAAAGactaaacaaaatttttaattgtGCAAAAGTAGGAGTTTCTACCTAAAATTTGGATCCACAGTCTTCACCTTTGTCTCCCTCTGCTGGTCAGGATGTGAACGACGCGTGGAGTTTCCAGCACCCACAGCTCTACATTCCCGGCCAACTCAGCCTGTACTTCAGCAAGACGACCTTCTTCAAATGTGCTGTCCACAGCTGGTACTGCTCCCTGGTGCTGTTCTTCATCCCGTACGCCGCGCTGCAGGACACGGTGAGGGACGACGGGAAGGACGTGGCCGACTACCAGTCCTTCGCCCTGCTCACGCAGACCTGCCTGCTGTTTGCAGTCAGCATCCAGGTGCGGAGGAACAACCTGCTGTCTagtgtttttcagaaatgtacAGAGTGAAGTGAACATTTTGAAGATGGTCTGTCTGCTTGTCGGTAGCTGGGGTTGGAGATGTCCTACTGGACGGCGGTGAACACCTTCTTCGTTTTGGGAAGTCTGGCCATGTACTTCGCCGTCACCTTCACCATGTACAGCAACGGCACGTTCCTCATCGTTCCATCAGCTTTCCCCTTCATAGGTGAGGATCCGTCAGCTTCAAGCGAGGCTGACTGGACTTGGAtcgcattaaaaacaaaatacatctaCTCTCTCTATAGACTGTCGcaataattcaattaatcacacgataaattaaaataagcccAATAACTTCCATTTGgatgatttatctttttctctattctctctctttccaccaaaaactggatgataaaagtctccagtctggtgctttggtctcaaccagctcCTTTTTAGAGGAACAGTTTGGTTTGGAAAGACTTTCTaatccatttgttttttctgttgtttttgtttatttattttgtgtatttaaatgtcttccagtcttaaatgttcattaaaatttaaagtttattgatcttagagaatgtgttcttgcactattatgccattattaattttatattactggaaaattgtctcaaa
This window encodes:
- the LOC114154907 gene encoding phospholipid-transporting ATPase ID-like isoform X1, giving the protein MSFFGLDCFPKTEGAELERKLRANDREYNRSFKYATNAIKTSKYNFFTFLPLNLFEQFQRIANAYFLVLLVLQLIPEISSLSWFTTVVPLALVLTVTAAKDATDDINRHRSDNQVNNRRVEVLIDRKLRSEKWMDVRVGDIIKLENNQFVTADLLLLSSSEPLNLVYIETAELDGETNLKVKQALPVTGDLGGDIEKLADFNGEVRCEPPNNRLDRFNGTLVFAGQKYPLDNEKILLRGCTLRNTDWCFGLVLFGGQETKLMQNSGKSTFKRTSIDRLMNVLVLCIFGFLVFMCTILAIGNYIWEVNNGSNFTVFLPRKDNAGFSAFLTFWSYIIILNTVVPISLYVSVEIIRLGNSFYIDWDRKMYYSRSDTPAEARTTTLNEELGQIKYVFSDKTGTLTQNIMIFNKCSINGKSYGDVYDYTGQRLDISEHKDPVDFSFNALADPRFVFYDHALVEAVKLENPEVHAFFRLLALCHTVMAEEKKEGELLYQAQSPDEGALVTAARNFGFVFRSRTPDSISIVEMGNQRSYELLAILDFNNVRKRMSVIVRSPEGKLSLYCKGADTIIYERLHQSCSKLMDVTTEHLNEFAGEGLRTLALAYKDLDEEYFNQWRQRHHEASTSLEDKDSKLDELYEEIEKDLMLLGATAIEDKLQDGVPQTIEQLAKADIKIWVLTGDKQETAENIGYSCNLLREEMKDVFIVSGHSPEDVRQELRNAQNSMKPDGAPNSLLLPEEKSKNLVKDEEANGEYGLVINGHSLAYALESSMELEFLRTACLCKAVICCRVTPLQKAQVVELVKKYKKAVTLAIGDGANDVSMIKAAHIGVGISGQEGMQAVLSSDYSFAQFHFLQRLLLVHGRWSYLRMCKFLRYFFYKNFTFTFVHFWFAFFCGFSAQTVYDEWFITLYNLMYTALPVLGMSLFDQDVNDAWSFQHPQLYIPGQLSLYFSKTTFFKCAVHSWYCSLVLFFIPYAALQDTVRDDGKDVADYQSFALLTQTCLLFAVSIQLGLEMSYWTAVNTFFVLGSLAMYFAVTFTMYSNGTFLIVPSAFPFIGTARNSLKQPNVWLTIILTSILCVLPVVTCRFLLIQLCPTINDKVMFKVRQARATPPPLPRRARIRRTSSRRSGYAFSHAQGYGDLVTSGRFLRRPALPRASGFPQVGRAATGFSPMGRSASYSPSGRPQNLKVPDVEVTSLQMYRTFNDAAP
- the LOC114154907 gene encoding phospholipid-transporting ATPase ID-like isoform X2, which gives rise to MSFFGLDCFPKTEGAELERKLRANDREYNRSFKYATNAIKTSKYNFFTFLPLNLFEQFQRIANAYFLVLLVLQLIPEISSLSWFTTVVPLALVLTVTAAKDATDDINRHRSDNQVNNRRVEVLIDRKLRSEKWMDVRVGDIIKLENNQFVTADLLLLSSSEPLNLVYIETAELDGETNLKVKQALPVTGDLGGDIEKLADFNGEVRCEPPNNRLDRFNGTLVFAGQKYPLDNEKILLRGCTLRNTDWCFGLVLFGGQETKLMQNSGKSTFKRTSIDRLMNVLVLCIFGFLVFMCTILAIGNYIWEVNNGSNFTVFLPRKDNAGFSAFLTFWSYIIILNTVVPISLYVSVEIIRLGNSFYIDWDRKMYYSRSDTPAEARTTTLNEELGQIKYVFSDKTGTLTQNIMIFNKCSINGKSYGDVYDYTGQRLDISEHKDPVDFSFNALADPRFVFYDHALVEAVKLENPEVHAFFRLLALCHTVMAEEKKEGELLYQAQSPDEGALVTAARNFGFVFRSRTPDSISIVEMGNQRSYELLAILDFNNVRKRMSVIVRSPEGKLSLYCKGADTIIYERLHQSCSKLMDVTTEHLNEFAGEGLRTLALAYKDLDEEYFNQWRQRHHEASTSLEDKDSKLDELYEEIEKDLQLLGATAIEDKLQDGVPQTIEQLAKADIKIWVLTGDKQETAENIGYSCNLLREEMKDVFIVSGHSPEDVRQELRNAQNSMKPDGAPNSLLLPEEKSKNLVKDEEANGEYGLVINGHSLAYALESSMELEFLRTACLCKAVICCRVTPLQKAQVVELVKKYKKAVTLAIGDGANDVSMIKAAHIGVGISGQEGMQAVLSSDYSFAQFHFLQRLLLVHGRWSYLRMCKFLRYFFYKNFTFTFVHFWFAFFCGFSAQTVYDEWFITLYNLMYTALPVLGMSLFDQDVNDAWSFQHPQLYIPGQLSLYFSKTTFFKCAVHSWYCSLVLFFIPYAALQDTVRDDGKDVADYQSFALLTQTCLLFAVSIQLGLEMSYWTAVNTFFVLGSLAMYFAVTFTMYSNGTFLIVPSAFPFIGTARNSLKQPNVWLTIILTSILCVLPVVTCRFLLIQLCPTINDKVMFKVRQARATPPPLPRRARIRRTSSRRSGYAFSHAQGYGDLVTSGRFLRRPALPRASGFPQVGRAATGFSPMGRSASYSPSGRPQNLKVPDVEVTSLQMYRTFNDAAP